TTGTCagtgacggcggcggcggccaacgGGGTTCGCATCGTCCCGCGTGCTGTTGCCGCTAGCTCCTCGATTTCAGTGTTGAGCCGCCGGATCACCCACTCGACTGCTTCGCGGCCCTGGAGAAAGACAATGAGGAACATAAGAGATAGTCTGAAGCGACCAGCAAGATTCCAACTTGCCAGGTAATATTAGAGTTAAAGCTGGACGGGTAATCAATAAAACGTTGTCTCATATTTAAACCGTAGTATGTATGACGTCTCGTGGATCTCCTACCTTTCCTGCGTTGGTTGAGATGGTGCTGGCTAGAATGCCCTCCAAGTAGCTGCTTAGACTTACTCCTTTTACAGAGATGATAGCTTCTTGTGTCAGGATTGTTCTGTGGAgaagaatatttaaaaatatttcttgtAATTCTTGTATTGGAGACCATTATGTTTCTATGAGCTTACTTTCTGGAATCCTCAGGGTGGGGTTTATACGTTAACTTCTCATCCACAGACACCAAGTTGGTGAACGTAATCTGCAATGTGGGGAATATTCAAAAAGGAGTTGTCAGACGAGTCTCAAAATAGTACAGCACACTTATACTCAATTGTACAACGGGCAAGTCTTCATTCCAGAAAAGCTCATTAGAACATTTCTTTACAACCATCAAAGAAAGCGTTGACAAAGTTTGTGCATCAAAATCTGCTGATATTTAGTTTTAATAGCTTTGTAAAAACATTTGTTTAAAATTGCCCATCATTATCATTGTTAGGTAAGATGGCCTAAACTATTACACACTCACATTTGTGGACTGAAGTTCCAAACTTTTCTCTTGCGGATCCACGACCGAGTGCTCTTGAATGTACGTGCACGTCCGTGTGTTGCCAATGATCTGAGGACAAATGTGAAGACAAACTTCTGAATTTGCAAAAATTTTAATGACCaatacatacattttttgtGAGGCTGACATACAGACAACCAACCATTCAACATACATCTACAACTGTGGATCATTTAGATTCTTCCTTGAACCTAACGGAGATTCACACTGAAACAAAAGGGACAGTTTACACTAGCACGTCTAGTCACGCTCAGGACAGACAATCTGATTACGCATCCTGTGTGCATCATTAACCGAGGCGGGAATTAAAAAGGGTATTCATAGACAGGATGATCACAGACGGCGAGCACATCCTAAAATATCCTCAGAGATGTCAGCTGCCCATGAGGACACAAGAGCCACGCGATAGCTCACTTGAATTACTTGTCCTTGCAAAGGTCACGGGGGTCGCGACACAAACGGGCACTTTAGCGTTCTCGTGAGCTCTCATTTTAACTCGGAAAGTTACATCACATGCCGTCACGGGTTGCAGCAGAGCCATGACAAAATTGGCACTCACTATTACTACGCTCCAGTCAGCGACCCGATCCAACGCTTCTGTCCAAAGACAGGAATAGCTTTGTGGGAATAGATTGCTTTGGGTACTCACAGATTTGACTATCGAGGGAAGACCCCATTCAGTGCTGAGAAGCCTCTTGCTGTGGAGGCGGCCGTGCTTGTCGATGGTCCGGTCCAAAACGTCTACCCCGAACACGCTGGGATTCATCGGATTAGGGTACTTTTGCATTGCTGCCTTGGTCACCGTCTCCCAAGggtgactgttggaggaagaTAAACAGTCAAGGCCACTTTCAAAgattttaaatgaatgaatagtcacacacacacacacacacacacacacacacacattacagaacgtacgcacgcacgcacgcacacacgcacacacatacacgcacgcacacacagaaaagCGTTTAACCCTGACGTAAGGGAACTAAAGTAGAACAAAGTGTCAAGGTCCTCTCAAAGAAAACACGATGCATTCTTACAGCTAGAGAGTCGAAGGTCGAAGTGTCGGGTTTCCATGGAAACGCGTGCACGCGCCTCGACAGCGATTGGCTAATGATGTCACAGTGCGGGAGCGAGGGAAAAGTGGGGGAAAGGTTACTCAACAATACGGGCCGCTTATGCaacaacgccgccgccgccgatttAACATACACGCGCCTTTTAGCACTTTCTTGACGCATTCTACCATTTTCACATACCAGCTATGATGTCATGAGTGACCTAAAGCCGACGAACGTGGTGACAAAGTCCCCAGCATGCTAGCTCATTAGCTACCCTCCATCAAGTACCCGGATGTtccactttctgaattgtgtaaGCCGTACATAATATGACTCTGATGCAACTTATCGATGAATCATTGCATTGGTACTCACTTGAATATGTGTTCCGATGTCCAGATCTTCATAGTGCAGAGAGTTCGGTCAGAAAAATTGATTAATATACAGAGAGAACGTTTGTGAACGTGTGTGagatgccggccggccggggttgAAGTCAAGACAGCCGGCGTAAAGCCCTCCCCGCCTTCTTTTTCCCCATTGAGCTCAACCGAGCTGTCACGTGACTGCCATGACGCACGTTCCGGCTATCGGTGGGTTGCATTCTGGCTCGTGACTTGCTTGCTGTCAGTCACCCCGGTCAGCGCACTAGAGCAAGCATCTGATAGCATATTAAAAGATTATCACTTTTTTCACAGGCCAAAACTACATTTCCTGTTAGAATCTAGCTATGACTTTTCTCCCCTAAAAAACTTTTTCATCATTGATTTCGGTTTTTGTTAAGTTTGGATTGTTGTGAAACATTTTTCTGGACAAAAATCTGACCTTATTTTTATGAATGCTGGAAAAAGATTATTGTGATAGAATTATCTTACACTGTGGCCTTAGTGCTCCCCTgaggcgcaaaaaaaaaaaaaacttgaacagGTGACATTTGTCTGTTATatgtcaggggtcaccaacctttcttaaaccgagagctacttcctagGTAccgattaaggcaaagggctaccagtttgacacaaacttctgaaatagccaatttgctcaatttagctaactatgtgttattattttcatttccagttcacatgtaaatgtgattttaacaagaatagcaaaaatacagtcaaaccttggttttcgaccacaatccgttccagaaggcggttcgagaagtgaatcggtcgaattccgaaactatttttctcattacaaataatagaaaacattttagaccgttccaagacaaaagaaaaaaaaaa
This genomic interval from Syngnathus typhle isolate RoL2023-S1 ecotype Sweden linkage group LG11, RoL_Styp_1.0, whole genome shotgun sequence contains the following:
- the LOC133162682 gene encoding PRELI domain containing protein 3B-like gives rise to the protein MKIWTSEHIFNHPWETVTKAAMQKYPNPMNPSVFGVDVLDRTIDKHGRLHSKRLLSTEWGLPSIVKSIIGNTRTCTYIQEHSVVDPQEKSLELQSTNITFTNLVSVDEKLTYKPHPEDSRKTILTQEAIISVKGVSLSSYLEGILASTISTNAGKGREAVEWVIRRLNTEIEELAATARGTMRTPLAAAAVTDK